In Actinomycetota bacterium, the sequence GGCGCCAATAAATGCATACCGACGCCAGCCAAAACGAGAACCAAAAACATCAATATTTTCTGGATTACGCAACTTGGTAGAATGAGGTTTAGCAGATGTAAAAGAAGGCCGAACGGATAATATCCTGTTAGCTCAGTGGGCATCCTTATTGTAGGCGTAAAAACCATGTCAAGCGCAAAAACATAACCTGGTTTCAAGAGCGGTATCAAAATCACCAAAGCCAACACGCTATATTCAATACAGATGATTGTATTCGGTTTTCGCAGGAAGGCTAAGAATTTTTTCGTTTGCAGGGCAACCTCAGCTGTCACTAAAGAGAAGGCCGAATCGGCGCGTTATTCTCGTATAAACTCGATTATCTGCTCAACAACGCCAATGACCAGAAAGTAAAAAACCGACACAGCCGCCTGTTCAGCCAAGGCCCGCTGCTCCATGACGATCAGAAAGGGACACGATACCAGAAGACCTACAGCGATAGCAATCGCGCCGCGGGAATCCACCCGCCAAAGCAAAGACCAAATGAAATAACCCAGAATAAAGTACTCTCGCCCTACGAAAAAACCAAAAACATTTACGTTTCCACTATAAGTTAAATAGACACTACCAGTAACTAGGAAGAGTCCGATAACAGACCGTGTTGGCCGGGCCTTCAGGGCATTTAGGCCCTTCTCGAACAATTGGGTGTAGCGGCCAATCAGCGTTTCAACCGGTACATCTTCAATCCCCGACTTAATCGCCCTTATGTAGATATTAAACCCAAGCCAGGTGATACCTAACCCGGCAATCAATCCAATCAATGCGATGATACGAACGATACGTCGTCAACCATCCTTTCTGTCTTTTTTACCAGCGTTTTTATAGTAGCATATTGAGCTTTAAGCAAGCGGCCTTATTAAAAGCCATAAAATAATAGTAGAATGTACAGGTAAATATACTCTGGTACGGAGTTACCAAAAGGAGATGCTGTGAAAAAAAGCATCGGACTAGTACTTGCCGGAACCGGGCTTTTGATTATGATTGCTTCAGTAGCTGGTTTCCTATATTTCAACAAACCGGTTGGATCGGCCTTTGAATACTACAAAATGGGAGTTTTCTACGCCGGCGAACAAAATTGGGATAAAGCGATTGCCGAATTCAACAAAGCAATCTCCCTTGACGGCAAGTATGTCAACGCCTACCGCGAGCGGGCATACGCCCGCAGCGCAAAAGATATGCTCCCTGAGACCATCTCTGACTTTGAGCGGGTCATTGAACTCGATCCCAACAATACCGATGACTACCGGGCGCTAGGCTCCCTTTACAGTACGCAAGGCAACAAATCAAAAGCAATCACAGCGCTGAAAAACGCGATAAAACACACCGATGACAAAGCCACAATCGCCGATATCAAGAAGGAGCTTGCTGGTCTGGAGAAATAGCTTCAAGAGCCCGTTTTGCAGTAGGTTTGCGCTGTCTTCGCCAATCCCAAACCAAGTATCCAACACAACTTAAGAACGCCATGCCTGAAACGAATGCTCCAACGTTCACTAAGCTCTGCGGCCAGAAATACAAAGTCATCTCATAATCACCCTTCTTATCAATGTACCATGAGTTGGCATATCCATTTGCCCGCAAGTGCCTGTTCTCATCAATTGGCTTCTTCCACAAAGCCTGAAACCAGTTCACATTACCTTCATAGGCTTTCCAATAAGGGTCGAATGTTTCCGAAAACGTTAGATAAAATGGCGCGGTTGAGTTCTTAATCTTTACCTTGTACAAAGTCGGACTTACTCTTTTGAAGCTCACCACGGCTTTTTGCTTGCTGCTTAGGGGTCTCTTCACTTCTCTATAGTTTTTTGTCTCACTCGGATCTAGCAAAAAGAAGACTTGAGACTTTGAACTGTCTTGTTCTTCAACCATTTTAGCCAAGCTATCCACTCCACGAACGCCAAGTCTCGAGCTACCCCCAGCGTATATCTGGGGTACAAATAATTCTGATTTCAGCGTGTAAATGGCAAGGTCGCCAAAAGCACCTGCAAACTGAAACTCCTTGTGTGCTCTCAGATTCTTCTCCAGATTCTTAGGGGCAAGCTCAACGGAGTACTGTCGTGGACTAGGGAATGCGTAGCGCATGTGAAAGTCTCTGTGGACTAAAATGTATTTGACATTCAAGAGACCCAACATTTTACTGGCCGTTTCAGAATTTTGGGTAAGAAGATTTATAATAGCCTCTTTCTGAAACTCGTCCGCAAAGTCTGACCCGGTAAGTAGTCCCATTAATGGTCGCTGAACAAAATACTGATCAAGGGGATCGCTTCCAAAGTACCCGTGTTTCCATTTATAGGCATAACCCCCCACGAATAAGCTAGGTGGTAAAGTTAGAACTTTGTTTTCTTTAGGTTGCTTTTCAAACCATTTGGCGGCTTCGTGGTAATATTCAGGTACTTGAACTCGGTAGGACGGTCTCCCGGCACTACCCGCCCACAAAACTTCACCAGTCCAAAAGGGAAAAACCAGGACACCGTACAGGATTGTAAAAATCAAGACTATGAACAAAATGGGTGTGATTTTGATAGTCTTAATCCTAAAGACCTTTGGTTTCGTTCTTAAATACTCAAAAATTCCTGCAATACTTGTGCCGATTAAAAATGCATAGCTGAGTACAACAACTGGGCCCAACTTTTCATATGTGCTTCTAAACATGCCTGAAAAAGGAAGTACGTTAAACCATACAGTATTAAGCCACCCCAAGGGTACATGTGGCCCTTTGATCAAGAAGAGTCCAGCTATAGCGAGGAACGCAAAATAAACCGCATATCTTCGCATAGACTTAAAGAACAAAGAAGCGAACGCCAGTAGCGGAGGAATAAAACTGATCAGAACAAAAAATGGAGTGAAATAAACTAACGCCCATGAATAGTAAGGTTCGGAGCCATATTTTTCGTAAATGGTCCAATCGCCAAGCAAGCGAAAGGAATTCACCAGCGTTGCGCTTAAGCTCGTCCACTGAAATATCGCGGCTGGTTCTCCCGCAGTATGAGTGCCAGCGTATACACCACTAACCAAAATTGAGAGAGGTAATATCCACCAAAGATTTAAAACAAACCATAACAATGCAAGCAAGCCAGAAAAACGTAGAGCATGAAGAACGGTGGCTTTATCGTTTCTGTTACGAGCCACAAAGAAGATTAAGAAAGATAATTGTACCATCCAAATGGGAAGCCAATAGCCAGGATTAATCATTGAAATGGGCGCCAAAAACCAAATTCCGAGAATTAAAAATAGATATCTAATATAGCCCTTTTCAGAACATAAACCCTTGGCAAATAGAGCTAAGAATAAGGGCAGTAATGCATAACTATATAACCCACCTTGCCTACCCCATAGACTCGAAAGAGCAAACAGATTCATCATATAAAAAAGAGCAGCAGCTAAACCACCTATTCGCTTATTATCGTTGGTCGCCAAAGTAGAAAATAAAGCGTACATACCCAAACCACCTATGGTGAAAAGGGTATAGAATAGCATTTTTTGTTGAACAACTAGCGAAATGCCTATGAATTTTAAAATAGACATTTGTAGAAAAAAGAAATAAGAAATAACACTTAGGGGTGAGGGCACCCCTGTTGCCCAAGGAGCCCAGACCTGACTTGAGAATTCGCGCAGACTGAAAGCCGCATCAAGTGAAAAAAAACTATCGCCGACTTTTATCAGATAATTCCCCCTAAACCACGAAATTGAAAGTAAGCCAACTAATAGAATCAATCCTAGGTCGAATAATATCAACCTATGCTCAAAAACATACTTTTTCGCTTCCTTAAGTATGTTCACGCTTCCTGCCCCTTGTGTCTTACGAAATTCGTTTCAGATACAATCAAGCTTTTTCCTTAAGTTGGGAATATATAAGCGTTCCCGTCACACCTGCTCCTCAGCCACTAGACTCTTAATCAATTCCAAGTCTCTATCAGCTATCTTGTCCCAGTCATAACGCGAAGCTATGGTGTAACCATATTCGCCTCTTCGGCTTCCCGATTCCGGGTCTTGGAGAAGATAAACTATTTGATCCGCAAACTGCTCTATGCTGCCACTGGGAACTGCTACGACTGCGTCGTCGAACAGTTCTTTGTATACAGGTAGGTCATATGCCACAACCGGCACCTTACATGCCATTGCCTCACAAACTGACATTCCCCATCCCTCTTCGTAGCTTGGAGAAATAAACACCCTGCTGCTCTTTAGTGTCAACCACACCTGCCGATCCGGAAGAAAACCGGTAATCGAAACGTTGTCATCAAGCCCTCTTTTTTTCAACTCTCTTTCTAGTCGTCTCACTCCTGCTTGGGATCCAGAACCTATTATCATAAGCTTGGCGTCTTCTACAGTCTTAACTACTCTTTCCCAGATTAGAGGCACATCAAAAACGCCCTTCGTCGGGTTAAGGCGCGCCAAGAAACAAGCGTCAAAAACCGATTCCGATTGGGAGTCTATCTCATCAATTTCACGGAACCGTATTCCCGCTCCCGCAACCTGCATTTGTTCAGGCAAGAAGCCGAGTGTTGCGAGTTGCTCTTCCACGCCCCTGTTGAGTAGAAAAACACTATCTGCGAACCGCTTGATAAAAATAAAGCTAAACCGTTGGAGAAAGAATGATACGGTGCTAAACAGGAAAGGATTGCTCCTCCGTTTAAAGGGAAACTCATTGACATGATAGATTCTCGCAATCCACTTAGCCTCAGGGTTTCTAAGTTTGTAGTAAGCCGCGGGAATGACGTCACAGAAGAAATCACCGGTCGTGTAGACCACGTCACACTCGATCGAGCGCATAAGAGCACAAGCCTTTATGGTTCTTATAAGATATGCAGGGAGTATAAAGCAAAGGTACCGACTAGCCAGTCCATGGCGATCAATTATAGTGTCAATAGAATAGATCCTCGAAGGCGCGATTTCATCTTGACACTGCTCAACGGCCAGCGCGGGTATCAAAACCATAGTTTCTGCCCCTAAAGTCTTCCAGCGTTTTGCCAGCTCGACAAACACCCGGTCTCCACCAGTTGCAACACGTGATGTTAGTAGGTGGTCTGCTATAATCAAGATTCTCATTTCTCACTCACCTGGCAATTGAAATCTATGATTTTCTGGCTATTGTCCAATGCGCATGAAAGCGCGAATGCCACCGCTGAGTCTTCATGGTGTGGGAATCTGGATGAGTTCGCATGACATTGAACCCACTTTCGCGCAAGAGGACCATTAATTGTCCTCTAATTCACCCCAAAACTTCTAGCTATTAGTGTTTCAAACTGCTTCGAACACGATCTAATGATTGTTCATAAAAGAATCGGTGTCTCATAGCAGAAACTATTGTCAAGTATTTAGCGATCTTCATATCCAGAATTGAAATATTTGGATGATTCAGAATGGAATCGTCCGCATAAGAACATATCATTTCTTTCTTTGTGAAATTTATCAGTCCCTCTCTATAGCAAAGGTCTCCCATCTCTGTTCCTTTGAAAGGGTAGAATATTGAAGTCATTGCAAAATCAGGACCAATTCTCCAATTAAGCAATACTGTTTTTAGCAGATGCCGTCTGGTCTCACCTGGCATGCCTACCATATTAAAAGTCCAGAGAAGCATTCGGCGATTCTTTATTTTTGTGCAAGCGTCAGTGATTTGCTTATTCGTCATCTTTCTATTCATCATTTCTTTTCTATAGGTCTCGTCTCCACTCTCAAGTCCAATTAGCACCATAAAACACCCTGCTTTTTTAAGATTATCTAAGTTCTTTTCTGAACAGGTTTCTATCCTTGCCGCACAGTAAAATGGGATATTGATTTTCTTACGATAAAACTCACTAAATTCTTCCAACCAATCGGGAAAGAGGGTCAAGTTATCATCATGAAAACCGACATAATCGAAATCAAAATTATTCTTCAAATATATTAGTTCTTCAATGAGATGTGCTGAACTTCTTATGCGAACATACTTTTTTCTATTAGGATAAAGTTTTTTAAAATATTGATTAGAACAATATGTGCAGTGATAGGGACAACCTCTGCTTGCCATCACCTTTACATTCCTACCACCCTTTTTAATAATATTTAGGTGACTTTGATAATCGAACATTTCTCTGTCCCAAAATGGTAAATCGTCCAAGTTTTCAATAAGTGGTCTAATTTCGTTTTGATAAATCTTACCCTTTTCTTTAACCCATAAGTTCCGTATTGTTTTTATATCGCTATTGCTTTCTAGACTATTTATCAACTCCAAAAGAGCATATTCACCTTCGCCTCTACAAATTATGTCTATCGAGTCATGATTAAGTACATCCTCAGGGGACAACGTTGGATAATATCCACCGGCAATGGTGAGTATCGAAGGATCTATCTTTTTAATAAAATCACATATTTGTTTAATCCAATGGAACCCAGTCTCAAAAACAGTAAATCCAACAAGCCTAGGCTTGAAACTGTTCACTTCTTTCTTAATATATTGATATTGACCCTCTTCAATCACCGACTTATTTGTGACCACATCGAGCATTTTTGTAAGATGACCATTTCTTCTTAAAAAGGCCGATAACGCACCAATTCCTGTGGGGTAGGTGTCGTTAGATCCGATATTAATAAACATTACATTCATATAATCCTCTCTTAGTCTCTATACCTTGAGCTTTTCCCCATCTTTTGCTAACTCCCGTAATAAGGTCGTTCAGCTGAAAATGGGTTAGGATGGAACAAAACAAGGGGGTTCATTAACTTCATGTTCTACTCCTGCAAATAAGGAGATATTCTCTTAAAAACCAATCACTCAAGAAAACATATCTATTCAACCATGCTATAACCTTGTTTAACAAAGGCTCACTCATATGTACATCTTGTTTTCCGTAATCAATGGAATTTTTCCCTTCAAAGATTATTTGTTCTTCCAAAATCTCAAAATCTTTTTCGCACAATTTCCTAAATCGACCTTGAGTAAAAGTAAAGGGATGCTCAATGTTTCTTAAGAAAGGAATATGTTCAGTGGTTGTTTTCAAGAAGAAAATAAAGGGCGCATACACATATACGCTTAGGATTATTACCGCATTTTCTTTAGCGACTCTTTTCATTTCAGAAAACACTTCTTGAAGGTTATCCATGTGATCCAACGCATTACGACAAAGTATTACATCAAAATAATCATCTGCAAAAGGGATTTCCTCACCCCGCCCCTCAGAGAGATTTATCTTGCCATCTAGTTTCTCTTTATCTGTCTGTAGAAAAGATCCAGCTAAAGGGTCGACTCCATACTTTTTGCCTCTCGTAAAAAGGATAGAAGGACAAGTCGCGCCACAACCTAGGTCTAATATCTTGAAACTGTCATCAAAATAATAATCTTTCTCAATCCGAGCAAATAGTTTAGAATACTTGGTAACTAGTTCCTTGAACTCACTATCTCTGAACGACTCTTGTTTCCAGTATTCGGCTTCTTTTTTCTGTGCTTCTTCCCATCTTTCTGTATGAAGATTCATAGATTCACTTTTCTAATCTTAGTGATATTGAAACGGATGTCCCGTCAAGATCTTGATATCTATCGTTTCTAGAATCAACTCTTTTGAACACATTGAATGTTGCTTTGATCAGACTATTCCCACCATCGTTTTTCTCACTTTCCCACTCGAATTTTTCCATTGACTCTTTTGTCCCTTTCGATACAGGGAGCCTGGTATAAAACAGTTTCCCTAATCTAAGGATGTGATAATTAAAAGGGAAGCAAAAATGTGTCAGTGTTTCGATTTTTGTAACTTTAAACCCGGCTTCTTCGGCTAGAGCCTTTATCTCGTCTGGTAAGTATAATCTCTTGTGGTCGTAGGACCATACGCCACCTAAAACAGTGTTTCTTGAGCTAAAGTGCCCCAATCCAATATGTTCTCTAGTCCAGTTTAACGGGTCCCACATAAATGGGTAATGCTTATTAGGTACCGTCAGACCGGTAACGCCCCCAAACTTCTGTACCCGATATATTTCCTTAAGCGCTTTCTTGTCATCGTCTAAATGCTCTAGTACTTCAGAGAAAACGATTTTATCAAAACTTTCGTCTTCAAAAGGTAATCCTTCTGCAATATCACCGTCCACAAAACGAATGTTCTTCTTATTGTTTATTAGATTTCGCGCTTTTTTTAACAATTCGGTATCAAAATCAAATGCTGTTATCTGCGCGTCATGTAATTCGCTGATTATCATCGTATAGAAGCCTTCGCCGCAACCACAATCCAAGATAGCGTCACCGTCGTTTATGTCAAGGTATTCGATCAGTTTGACAACGCGTCTCCTAAATCCGAGATCGCCGACTTTCGATAACATTTTATTGAGCAAGACACTATTCCGATCAGTCATCTTGGTAACTATTTAAAATAATCTCAGCGTTCTTCTCGCTGAAATGCTCTAGAGCATACGGCCTGCAGTTCCTTGCCTTTTCTTTCAATTTGTCCCGGTGCCGATAGAAATACTCGAAGATCTCTTTTAGATTGTCTTTCGTTGGATTCAGAAGAACACCTACAGATTCATCAATTATTTGCGGTACGCAACCGGTATTGGTGGAGATAATCGGAGTCCCGCAGGCGATGCCTTCTAGAATGACACTGGCAAAACCTTCGGGATATTGAGAGGGTAAGACAAACATATCAGCGCTATTGTAGTACCTGCTTATTGCCTCCTGTTTAGGTTTTCCAGCAGCCGGCAATCCTTTAACATTAATGAAGCTTCCAAGGGTTTCTGCGGCTTTGTCAACTTGGGAAGATTCGGGGCCCTCGGCCCCGACAATGACGAAAACCATTTCACCGGAAACCTGCTTAGCAATTTCAATTAAGAGCAGAATCCCTTTTTTGGCAATTAATCTACCTACAAAAAGAATGATGAATTTATCTTGTGGAAGGTTTGATAATCTCCTTGACTCCTTTTTACCATGAGGCTTAAACGTATCCGTATCAACCCAGTTGGGGTGGACTCGCACCTTCCCGCTATCGATACCAATTCTAATTAGTTCTTCTTTGGATGCTTCCCCAACCGCTAATATAAAGTCGAAGGAAGACAAGAGCCATCTAACTAGGCTAGCTAGAACTTTTCTTTTTTCTAAGTTATAGACTGCATGCGTGCTAACTACGGTTCTTTTCTTATGTATCCGTTTAAGAACCTTGGCTACAAATGCTGCAGCAAACCCATGCGCATGAATAGTGTCAATCTTTTGATGGTTCTTCAAATAGAAGATGATATTTCTATACAATAACCCCGGAACCAAATAAAGAAAGGTTAGGGGGAAATATTTTTCAATCCTATTGAACCATCCTTGACCGAACCAGTTAATCCGATAAATCACAAAGTTCTGTCCTTTTTCAACCGGTTTCCCTTTTGTGCTCGTCGTCAAGGGCTGATAACTTATCAGATAGACAAACACCTTGTGTCCAGCCAGATAATCTATTAGTTTGTCTAAATGAGACTCCACCCCTCCCTCGTTTGGACGAGCGAAAGGACATATCATCAGGATGCGTTTCTTCGCATTCTCAGGGGTTACGGTTGTCAAAATCGTCCTTTAACTCTGCGATACAGAAGGTAATGAGGTGACTTAGAACTAAGTGAAGGTCTTCTATCGGACCATAATTACTGCTCTGAATTATGATTGCGTCGTCCACAATCTTGGCTAGTTCTCCCCCAGTTCCGAATCCGAGAAAGCCAATAGTCTTTGCCCCGCAACGCTTCGCATATTCTATCGCCTTGATTACGTTCGGGCTATTACCGCTGCCACTAATCGCAATAACCAAATCCTCTCTCTGGACATGATTCCTTAGCTGCTGAACAAATATGTCATCATATGACAAATCGTTAGCCAACGCTGAGATCAAGGCGACGTTGTCGGTAAGGGACGCGACCCGAAATCTCTTCTCTTTTTCGTCATACACACGCTTAAGCGTTCCTTTGCCAAGATCGCAAGCGAAATGTGAGGCCGCGGATGCGCTACCTCCATTACCTAAAATAAATATCTGTTTTTCTCGCCGGTAGGCGTCAATGATTTCTTCAATAACCTTTGCTGTTTCCAGTTTTGGTAAGGTCGCTAAAGCTTCGTTTAAATCCCTTAAGTATTTTTCAATAAGTACTGGAACCTGTTTTTTGATTGTCTCCGGCATTATTCCTCCACGTATATAATTTTGCTGCCTTGTGATTCATATGTGAAAGGCATCAACCTCAACATCGATAGGGATTTTCTGATCTGCTCGTGTCTTGAACGAGGAGCACAAATAAGCAAGAATCCTCCGCCACCGGCTCCGAGTATTTTCCCGCCCGTTGCACCGTTTTGCCGAGCTGTGTCATACCATTTGTCTATTTGGGGAGAAGAAATCCCCTGGGCCATTTTCTTCTTGAGTATCCAATTCTTATGGAGCAACTCACCCACTTGAGTTGGATTATTCTGTGTTAATGCCCGCTTCATTTCTCTAGCCAGTTCCACCATCTCTTCCAGGATCTCGTTTTTTTCTTCCTGCGTTTCCATATTCTTCTTTTGCTCGGAGAGAATTAAGTCAGAAGAACGAGCTATGCCAGTATAGAAAAGCAAGAGGCTCCTCTCCAGTTCCTCTTTTATCTCTTTCTTACAAATAATGGGTTCGATAAAAACACTCTCGTCAGGATTGAATTGAGTGTAATTCAATCCTCCATAGGCAGCTGCATATTGATCTTGTTTGCCAATCGGTTTATTTAATGCTTCGATCTCGATTTTACAGGCCTCTTGAGCCAGTCTCTCCGCGGATGCGTGCTCCCCCTTATGAGCGTGCAGAGCATTCAGCAAACCTACGGTATAGCTGCTCGATGAACCTAGCCCCGTCCCCCTTGAAGTTATGTCAGAGATGGATGTAATCTCGATTCCACCATCTATATTCACCAACTTCAGGCATTCTCTGATAAGATCGTGTTTCAATTGGTTGACGTCATCCACAATCTCTGTAATCGAATAGCTTGCCCGAATTCTATTATCAAATTTCTTGTTTACCGTAACATAGATGTATTTTCTTATTGTTGTTGACACTACTGCTCCGGGCTGCAGGTTATAGAAAGTACTTATGTCGCTGCCGCCACCCACAAAACTGATTCTCAATGGGGTTCTTGAAATAATCATTAGCTAAAACTCCTCGGCCACCCTTTTGTATCTCTCGAGTGTACCAATATCTTCCATATAGTCCTCTGTGACATAACCAAAAACTCTGTCGCTTTGGGCGCTTAACGGGGCCAATAATGAGTGAGAGATGCTGTCGTCAGGATCTAATCCTGTCTTAACGAAATCGAAAACCTCTGGCGAAAAAACTACCGTTCCTGCATTTCCTAGGTTCATTTTTCCGCAATCTAAATCAACATGCGGCTTTTTATGAAATCTTAAGATCCGATTGTTTTCATCAACCTCAACCAAGTCGCTATCCTCTGGATGATTTGATACATGTAGAACAAGGGTAGCTAAGGCATTCTTGCTTTTATGAAATCTGATGACGCTTGACAGGTTTAGCTTGCTTGCGACGTCTCCATAAAGGACAGGAAAATCACCCTCGAGTTTGTCCTTGAAGAGAAGAAGTGCTTCAGCCGCATTGACGAGTTTGCTTAAAACAGTCCAGCTTACCTTTATTCCTAAGTCTTTATCCTTAAAATAGTCGATTATGATTTCGGGTAGATAATAAAGGTTTAAGAAGACTTCATCTACTCCGTGCCGTTTGCACAACAAGATTTGATGCTCTAAAAGCGGTTTTCCAGCAATTGGAAGCATGACTTTTGGAACATCATTTGTTAGAGGGTGAAGCCTTTTCCCTTCTCCTGCAGCCAAAATAATCGCCTTCATAGACTCGAAATAACTACCTTAGCGGCTTGATAAAGATCCTCGCAAAAGAAATCAGGTTTTGACTCTTTTATGATTGCCTCAACTTCCCGATCACTCCTTCTTCTGCTTTTTACCAAAAGCGTGGTGCAGCCGGCCCTTTTACCGGCCTGAATATCCCAAGTAAAATCTCCAATCATAAAACATTTATCCAATTCTAAGTTAAAACTCTTAGCCGCTTTGACTAAGAGCCCGATTTCCGGCTTCCTGCATTGACAGACTCGCGTATATTGGCTGCTCAATCCGCTAGTTGGATGATGCGGGCAATAATAAAATGCGTCAATCGGACAACCATTTGCTTTTAGTTTCTTGTTTAATATTTGATGAACCATTTCTACATCTTTACTGGTAAATGCACCTTTAGCAATTCCTGGTTGATTCGTAACTACTATTAAAGCTAAATCATATTTCTTAAGCAGTCTCAAGCTGTCGACAACTTTAGGCAATATCTTAATCTCTCTATAGCTTGAATCTGCAATATCTTCAATGATTACACCATCTCTGTCTAAGAATACTGCTGTTTTCCTCATAATACTTCCCTAGTAGCTCGCTTGATCGCCTCGGTAGAATTGTATTTACTTTGCCAGCCAAGCTTGCTGAGTTTTCCAGTATCCAGCATCATATTAGTGACATCCCCGGGCCATCCTCTTTTTTCTCTACC encodes:
- a CDS encoding GHMP kinase, with amino-acid sequence MIISRTPLRISFVGGGSDISTFYNLQPGAVVSTTIRKYIYVTVNKKFDNRIRASYSITEIVDDVNQLKHDLIRECLKLVNIDGGIEITSISDITSRGTGLGSSSSYTVGLLNALHAHKGEHASAERLAQEACKIEIEALNKPIGKQDQYAAAYGGLNYTQFNPDESVFIEPIICKKEIKEELERSLLLFYTGIARSSDLILSEQKKNMETQEEKNEILEEMVELAREMKRALTQNNPTQVGELLHKNWILKKKMAQGISSPQIDKWYDTARQNGATGGKILGAGGGGFLLICAPRSRHEQIRKSLSMLRLMPFTYESQGSKIIYVEE
- a CDS encoding nucleotidyltransferase family protein, whose product is MKAIILAAGEGKRLHPLTNDVPKVMLPIAGKPLLEHQILLCKRHGVDEVFLNLYYLPEIIIDYFKDKDLGIKVSWTVLSKLVNAAEALLLFKDKLEGDFPVLYGDVASKLNLSSVIRFHKSKNALATLVLHVSNHPEDSDLVEVDENNRILRFHKKPHVDLDCGKMNLGNAGTVVFSPEVFDFVKTGLDPDDSISHSLLAPLSAQSDRVFGYVTEDYMEDIGTLERYKRVAEEF
- a CDS encoding HAD family hydrolase — its product is MRKTAVFLDRDGVIIEDIADSSYREIKILPKVVDSLRLLKKYDLALIVVTNQPGIAKGAFTSKDVEMVHQILNKKLKANGCPIDAFYYCPHHPTSGLSSQYTRVCQCRKPEIGLLVKAAKSFNLELDKCFMIGDFTWDIQAGKRAGCTTLLVKSRRRSDREVEAIIKESKPDFFCEDLYQAAKVVISSL